A section of the Zavarzinella sp. genome encodes:
- a CDS encoding HEAT repeat domain-containing protein gives MRLIFGGFLLAVWALFPTWRAVAQDQSKTTAQWLKDFQANWDDSTWEKSFRTVPGKFMRPLNDQCWKFRLIAMQGVVANGKVGIPTLLEALKSTNADVRIFAAQSLRYLAPDVPVEPLLAAAKNDPDATVRLYAVDALGMKGDPKIDFDALLSVEKQRDVRMHLNYAKERKGTAVDAKMVQQLIQWDPKSIATAEVGKKAPDFGLRSVTGKEIKLSDYRGKSAVVLVFIYGDT, from the coding sequence TGGTGGGTTCCTGCTTGCGGTGTGGGCGTTGTTCCCCACATGGCGAGCAGTTGCACAGGACCAATCGAAAACCACTGCACAGTGGTTAAAAGATTTTCAGGCAAATTGGGATGATTCGACCTGGGAGAAATCGTTTCGCACGGTACCAGGCAAGTTTATGCGCCCTTTAAACGATCAATGCTGGAAATTTCGCTTGATCGCCATGCAGGGGGTGGTAGCGAATGGCAAAGTGGGGATTCCGACATTGTTGGAAGCATTAAAAAGCACCAACGCAGATGTGCGAATATTTGCAGCGCAATCGCTTCGGTATCTGGCACCCGATGTTCCGGTTGAGCCGTTACTGGCTGCAGCAAAAAATGACCCTGATGCCACGGTGCGTCTGTATGCTGTGGATGCTTTGGGAATGAAAGGTGATCCGAAAATTGACTTTGATGCACTGCTGAGTGTTGAAAAGCAACGAGATGTGCGTATGCACCTGAATTACGCAAAAGAGCGTAAAGGCACTGCGGTAGATGCAAAAATGGTGCAACAGTTGATTCAATGGGATCCCAAATCAATTGCCACTGCTGAAGTTGGCAAAAAGGCACCTGATTTTGGTTTGCGATCGGTAACGGGCAAAGAGATCAAACTAAGTGACTATCGTGGAAAATCTGCGGTAGTGCTGGTCTTTATTTACGGCGATACCTGA